Proteins encoded within one genomic window of Chiloscyllium punctatum isolate Juve2018m chromosome 7, sChiPun1.3, whole genome shotgun sequence:
- the LOC140479731 gene encoding fibronectin type III domain-containing protein 7-like: MDIRGLTYVLLACIVNMSSANRDFTMTIFTVTSRSISARWSRYVGAHSYRISANSVAVMGQPAFVIFNNRFVLGTITSLLPATLYNVKIEVLDGNGNVLAEDQTQQVTTPDIPLNIKAYSKTSSSITVNWSAVPKATGYVLKAKSGSSVIETVVNDSSGTLTGLQPYTLYTISVQSSNAGGNSQPSLPVETRTVLAAPVIHSTSPNFKTIIVNLEPVSHAVKYSFIIIRSDAVGNKIKKTITSTNVSFTDLEPGTWYTIKAHALDANGIPGDDKIKEQITRPQAPQSVRAVLTTDSLSTTLGVFVTWNASEGSTNYLAIPIEKSRNVVQNCTSRSTSCIISPVPCGIQYNVTVVAFNDAGPSDAAKPTEFMSIPCSPSDITIWEIDSGNLTVSWSPSHLTDYYTAFVKRDDGLEVMCNTSLTSCSFQSECGFIYFISVFSYNKVGQSPPGNVLNYTTAPCCPTHVKAVFVSSDTIEMKWNPVRGAEMYETKAQDASSVVFCNDTSTLCTLSGLKCNTIYNITIYSYSDIRGFNFSCQKRSIITGPCSPSILNITKVSPSTINVTWQQNNHDAVYKVFAFGKAGVRSCNSSGSSCEINDLPCGAIFSVSAVATTPEGKSLPSYSLPLETVPCCPDSFSVTQITQSMTNVSWTEAIGAQSYTTVLESSKGQAKCHTGENHCLLGCITCSTNYTVSLSAISETGLTSVCNYKGYSSSGCCPSAIKLYRLGSNALRVYWHATAGSVNYIVNVTSNNANFTCSTVLWETYCDITGVYCGDIYMVTVSPVSTDGSIVTFCPMKMYSVSCSMNSGAMVIYRGRRSLFYNEA; encoded by the exons ATGGACATCAGAGGATTGACTTATGTGCTGCTAGCCTGCATTGTGAAC atgtccTCGGCAAACAGGG ATTTCACCATGACGATTTTCACCGTGACATCCAGGAGTATTTCAGCTCGATGGAGTAGATATGTAGGAGCACATTCCTACAGGATTTCTGCAAACTCCGTAGCAGTTATGGGGCAGCCAGCGTTTGTCATTTTCAACAATCGATTTGTTCTTGGTACAATCACCTCCTTGTTACCCGCAACTTTGTACAACGTTAAAATAGAGGTTCTTGACGGCAACGGTAATGTATTGGCTGAAGATCAAACACAGCAAGTCACAA CTCCCGATATTCCTTTAAATATAAAGGCTTATTCAAAGACTAGCAGTAGTATTACTGTGAATTGGTCCGCTGTTCCCAAAGCCACTGGCTATGTCTTGAAAGCAAAATCTGGCAGTTCAGTCATTGAAACTGTTGTGAATGATTCATCTGGGACCCTGACAGGGTTGCAGCCATATACTTTATATACCATCTCTGTACAATCTTCTAACGCTGGAGGAAACAGTCAGCCATCATTGCCTGTAGAAACAAGAACAG TCTTAGCTGCCCCAGTCATCCATTCTACATCACCAAATTTCAAAACGATCATTGTCAATTTGGAACCTGTGTCTCATGCAGTGAAATACAGCTTCATTATCATCAGGTCAGATGCAGTGGGCAACAAGATTAAAAAGACCATAACCTCCACCAATGTATCATTCACTGACCTGGAGCCAGGTACATGGTACACTATAAAAGCACATGCGTTGGATGCCAATGGTATTCCTGGTGATGATAAGATAAAGGAACAAATAACAA GACCCCAAGCTCCACAATCTGTGAGGGCAGTTCTTACCACAGATTCCTTGAGCACAACTCTGGGTGTTTTTGTTACATGGAATGCCTCAGAAGGCTCAACAAATTACCTTGCTATACCCATTGAAAAATCTCGGAATGTAGTCCAGAACTGTACATCACGATCCACATCCTGCATCATTTCTCCAGTCCCGTGTGGTATACAGTACAATGTCACTGTAGTAGCCTTTAATGATGCTGGCCCATCTGATGCTGCAAAACCTACAGAGTTTATGAGCA TACCTTGTAGTCCAAGTGACATTACAATTTGGGAGATCGACTCTGGTAATCTGACAGTATCCTGGTCCCCATCCCACCTGACTGATTACTACACGGCGTTTGTGAAAAGAGATGATGGCCTTGAGGTTATGTGCAACACCTCCTTAACAAGCTGTTCCTTCCAGTCCGAATGTGGATTCATTTACTTTATCAGTGTTTTTTCATACAATAAAGTTGGGCAGAGTCCTCCAGGAAATGTTTTAAATTACACAACAG CACCTTGTTGTCCAACTCATGTTAAAGCTGTGTTTGTCTCAAGTGATACTATTGAGATGAAGTGGAATCCAGTTCGTGGAGCTGAAATGTATGAAACCAAAGCCCAAGATGCGAGTTCAGTGGTATTCTGCAATGACACGTCCACACTGTGTACATTATCAGGATTGAAATGCAACACAATCTACAATATTACTATATATTCTTACAGTGATATCAGGGGGTTCAACTTTTCATGTCAGAAAAGATCAATTATCACAG GGCCATGCAGTCCCAGCATTCTAAATATTACAAAAGTGAGTCCATCGACCATTAATGTGACATGGCAACAAAATAATCATGATGCTGTGTACAAGGTTTTTGCTTTTGGAAAAGCTGGGGTCAGATCCTGCAACAGCTCAGGATCTTCTTGTGAAATCAATGATCTCCCATGTGGAGCTATCTTCTCTGTCAGTGCAGTGGCCACAACTCCAGAAGGGAAGAGCTTACCCAGTTACAGTCTACCATTAGAAACTG TGCCCTGCTGCCCAGATAGCTTCTCAGTCACACAGATTACACAGTCAATGACCAACGTTAGCTGGACTGAAGCAATTGGAGCACAGTCATATACTACAGTCTTGGAATCATCTAAAGGACAGGCTAAATGCCACACTGGAGAAAACCATTGCCTGCTTGGATGTATAACTTGCAGCACCAATTATACAGTGTCTTTAAGTGCCATTAGTGAAACTGGACTGACATCAGTATGCAATTACAAAGGATATTCATCCA GTGGCTGCTGCCCTTCTGCAATTAAACTTTACAGGTTAGGGAGCAACGCATTAAGAGTTTACTGGCATGCAACTGCAGGTTCTGTGAACTACATCGTAAATGTTACCAGCAACAATGCAAACTTCACCTGCTCTACGGTGCTGTgggagacatactgtgacataaCTGGGGTTTACTGTGGGGACATTTAcatggtcactgtctctcccgTTTCCACAGATGGATCAATAGTCACATTTTGTCCAATGAAAATGTATTCAG TATCTTGCTCCATGAATTCAGGTGCAATGG TAATTTATCGAGGGAGGAGGAGCTTATTTTATAATGAAGCTTAG